A genomic segment from Capra hircus breed San Clemente chromosome 7, ASM170441v1, whole genome shotgun sequence encodes:
- the CTXN3 gene encoding cortexin-3, whose protein sequence is MDGGQPVPSPLLPLGNVSSDSSMSLEQKTTFVFVILLFIFLGILIVRCFRILLDPYRSMPTSTWADGLEGLEKGQFDHALA, encoded by the coding sequence ATGGATGGAGGacagccagtcccttctcctctgttgccccttggGAACGTGTCATCAGATTCTAGCATGTCTCTGGAGCAGAAAACCACATttgtttttgtgattttgttgtttattttcttgggcatcCTCATCGTCAGGTGCTTCCGGATTCTTTTGGACCCATATCGGAGCATGCCAACCTCGACCTGGGCTGACGGACTTGAAGGCCTGGAGAAAGGGCAGTTTGACCATGCCCTTGCTTAG